From Pedobacter indicus, a single genomic window includes:
- a CDS encoding zinc metallopeptidase, with protein MGLMLFIIIAIISFGVQWKFKNKFKKYSETPLMSGMSGKDIALKMLHDNGIYDVEVLSVQGRLSDHYNPANRTVNLSPEVYEGRSVAAAAVAAHECGHAVQHAKAYSWLTLRSAVVPLVNIASNLTSVVLMIGLFMFFASGNILLLGIGVAALAITTLFAFITLPVEFDASKRALAWLDMNPSVMGDSIEHRGAKDALKWAAMTYVVAALSALATLAYYASFLFGGRD; from the coding sequence ATGGGATTAATGTTGTTTATTATCATTGCTATCATCAGTTTTGGTGTGCAATGGAAATTCAAGAATAAATTTAAGAAATATTCAGAAACTCCGCTGATGAGCGGAATGAGCGGAAAAGATATCGCTTTGAAGATGCTCCATGATAATGGTATATACGATGTGGAAGTTTTATCGGTCCAAGGAAGATTATCAGATCATTACAATCCAGCAAACCGCACGGTAAATTTGAGTCCTGAAGTATATGAAGGAAGAAGTGTCGCTGCAGCTGCTGTTGCTGCACACGAATGTGGTCACGCTGTGCAACATGCTAAGGCATATTCATGGTTAACACTGCGCTCAGCAGTGGTACCTTTAGTTAATATCGCGTCTAATTTAACATCAGTGGTATTGATGATCGGTTTGTTTATGTTTTTTGCCTCGGGTAATATCCTTTTATTAGGTATTGGAGTAGCTGCTTTAGCGATCACAACGTTATTTGCTTTTATCACCTTACCTGTTGAATTTGACGCTTCCAAAAGGGCTTTAGCCTGGTTAGATATGAATCCGTCAGTGATGGGCGACAGTATTGAGCATAGAGGAGCTAAAGATGCCCTGAAATGGGCCGCTATGACCTACGTTGTTGCTGCTTTATCTGCTTTGGCTACCTTGGCCTATTATGCCAGCTTTTTATTCGGTGGCAGAGATTAA
- a CDS encoding DNA recombination protein RmuC produces the protein MDYSIYLFLAALFISVTYVGLSMKFKIRVDRLTREKDETLTRLTRSEYEITSLQREKDTIISFLKQENNMLKNELEAERATSIQAQKKLEKTQSYFDAQSEKMAEQRKEIELIKNQMNKDFELIAHRIITENSERFSESSEKNLSQIINPFKENLRKFEDKVNQVYNEESKDRNSLKGAVDLLIEQSKQIQDEANNLSKALKGNNKKQGNWGEIILERVLERSGLLKNQEYRLQESFVNNHGQRLQPDAIIDLPDEKNLVIDSKVSLIAYERWINTEVEEEKSLFAKQHLQSVKNHIIELSAKNYCDLYQINSPDFVLLFIPIESSFSMSISMDNDLFNFAWERRVVLVSPSTLLATLRTIAGLWKQERQNRNVIAIAREAGLLYDKFVGFIDDMEKIEKQINLLSKTHEDARKKLDSGRGNIISKIEKLRKLGAKTTKTLDSSLLDSD, from the coding sequence ATGGATTATTCGATTTATTTATTTTTAGCAGCTCTTTTTATTTCGGTGACATACGTTGGCTTGTCAATGAAATTTAAAATTAGGGTTGACAGATTAACCAGGGAAAAAGACGAAACACTTACTCGACTAACACGGTCAGAATATGAAATAACAAGCTTACAAAGGGAGAAAGACACAATTATTTCATTTTTAAAGCAAGAAAATAATATGCTTAAAAATGAATTGGAAGCAGAACGGGCAACCAGTATTCAAGCACAAAAAAAACTGGAAAAAACACAGTCTTATTTTGATGCTCAGTCTGAAAAAATGGCGGAACAGAGAAAAGAAATAGAACTGATAAAAAATCAGATGAATAAAGATTTTGAGTTAATTGCACATCGTATAATAACTGAAAATTCAGAAAGGTTTTCCGAGAGCAGTGAAAAGAATCTTTCTCAAATTATAAATCCATTCAAAGAAAACTTAAGAAAATTCGAAGATAAGGTGAACCAAGTTTACAATGAGGAATCAAAAGACAGAAACTCGTTGAAAGGCGCAGTAGATCTATTGATTGAACAGAGTAAACAGATACAAGATGAAGCGAATAATTTATCAAAAGCCCTTAAAGGAAACAATAAAAAACAGGGAAATTGGGGTGAAATTATCCTTGAACGTGTATTAGAACGTTCTGGATTACTTAAAAACCAAGAATATCGGTTACAAGAAAGTTTTGTTAACAATCATGGGCAGCGTCTGCAACCTGACGCTATTATTGATTTACCAGACGAGAAAAATCTTGTTATCGATTCTAAAGTCTCGCTGATTGCTTATGAACGGTGGATCAATACAGAAGTCGAAGAAGAAAAAAGTCTTTTCGCTAAACAACATTTGCAATCTGTTAAAAATCATATCATCGAACTATCTGCAAAAAATTATTGTGATCTATATCAGATAAATTCACCTGATTTTGTTTTATTATTTATACCAATCGAATCGTCCTTTAGTATGTCTATTAGTATGGATAATGATTTATTTAATTTCGCTTGGGAGAGGCGTGTTGTTTTAGTTAGCCCTTCTACACTATTAGCTACACTTAGGACAATTGCAGGACTTTGGAAACAAGAAAGACAAAATCGAAATGTAATAGCTATTGCCCGCGAAGCGGGTTTACTTTATGATAAGTTTGTTGGCTTTATAGACGATATGGAAAAAATAGAAAAGCAAATAAACCTATTAAGTAAAACTCATGAAGACGCTCGAAAAAAATTAGATAGCGGACGGGGTAACATAATTTCAAAAATTGAAAAATTGCGTAAATTAGGTGCTAAAACTACAAAAACACTTGATTCTTCGCTACTAGATAGCGATTAG
- the ybeY gene encoding rRNA maturation RNase YbeY codes for MSQKIHFFVEEIEFTLKSKMKLRKWIQATLENEDFFLGELNFIFCSDSYLLKINQEYLNHDTFTDIITFDNSEKSKEISGDIFISIDRVVENASTFSLEFKDELHRVMIHGILHLMGYSDKNKEEKYLMTEKENEYLAQRWK; via the coding sequence ATGAGCCAGAAAATCCATTTTTTTGTCGAGGAAATCGAATTTACTTTAAAAAGTAAGATGAAATTGCGAAAATGGATACAAGCTACACTTGAAAACGAAGACTTCTTTCTCGGAGAATTGAACTTTATTTTTTGTTCTGATTCCTATTTGCTCAAAATTAACCAAGAATATTTAAACCACGATACCTTCACAGATATCATCACCTTTGATAACAGTGAAAAAAGCAAGGAAATATCCGGTGATATTTTTATCAGTATTGACCGTGTCGTAGAAAATGCAAGTACATTTTCTCTTGAGTTCAAAGATGAACTTCATCGTGTAATGATCCATGGTATTTTACACTTGATGGGTTACTCCGACAAAAATAAAGAAGAAAAATATCTTATGACGGAAAAGGAAAACGAATATCTAGCCCAACGTTGGAAATAA
- a CDS encoding rhomboid family intramembrane serine protease — MQEYIIYTPVASFILVFTLITSIYTFSNPQLFGKFMLHPYTVSRGKNLYTVLTSGIIHRDWMHLLFNMLTFFFFGFPLERVLANISSWGHIQFLLIYVLALILSDIPTIFKHKNNYGYHSLGASGAISAILFSFILFNPSMSIYLFFIPIPIPAVIFGPLYLAYCVWAANSANDSINHDAHFYGALTGLALTILLYPAVLGNFINQIGQMF; from the coding sequence ATGCAAGAATACATCATCTATACACCCGTTGCAAGTTTCATCCTAGTTTTTACATTAATTACAAGCATCTATACATTTTCAAATCCACAACTCTTTGGTAAGTTCATGCTCCATCCCTATACAGTGAGCAGAGGAAAAAATCTGTATACGGTATTGACTAGTGGAATTATCCACCGTGATTGGATGCACTTGCTGTTCAATATGCTTACTTTCTTCTTCTTTGGATTTCCTCTTGAACGCGTCTTGGCCAACATCAGTTCATGGGGACACATCCAATTTTTATTAATTTACGTACTTGCATTGATCTTGAGTGATATACCAACAATTTTCAAACACAAAAACAATTATGGTTATCATAGCCTAGGTGCTTCAGGAGCTATTTCAGCTATACTCTTTAGCTTCATTCTGTTCAACCCTTCTATGTCCATCTATCTTTTCTTTATTCCCATTCCTATTCCAGCTGTTATTTTCGGGCCTCTTTATCTTGCATATTGTGTATGGGCAGCCAATTCGGCAAATGACAGTATCAACCACGATGCCCATTTCTACGGTGCACTTACCGGCCTGGCGCTTACAATCCTTTTATATCCAGCAGTTTTAGGAAATTTTATAAATCAGATTGGACAAATGTTCTAA